From Monomorium pharaonis isolate MP-MQ-018 chromosome 9, ASM1337386v2, whole genome shotgun sequence, the proteins below share one genomic window:
- the LOC118647359 gene encoding uncharacterized protein LOC118647359, with amino-acid sequence CETFIANVKYYINRFGVENIYNSDQSGFQLEFHSGRTLAQKGIKNVESTVQSISATTHSYTIQPTISADGRLLSPLFIVLKEITGTFGPRVQETLFNAPNIFVTASKSGKLTSNHVKTWLKEVFFPNVGPQSVLLLDSWSGHCPNIVSETKPDSATDIVFLTIPAGTTGKIQPLDVYGFRLWKNFIKYFSDTIMLLNLALDLHNRNNILKLQSLTHHQFSSPRFQNIFKYAWTKSGYVENAYDEYLQVIPIEFETPVDFCFKKNSKVKCDLCDEIAIITCSWCRKSLCITHFFHEHHLCNEYVP; translated from the coding sequence tgcGAGACATTTATTGcaaacgtaaaatattatattaatcgatttggcgtggaaaatatttataattcagaTCAGAGTGGATTTCAGTTAGAATTTCATTCTGGTCGTACTTTAGCTCAAAAAGGTATTAAAAACGTAGAATCTACAGTACAGTCTATATCAGCAACCACGCATAGCTATACAATTCAACCGACTATTTCGGCTGATGGTAGATTATTATCACCTCTTTTCatagtattaaaagaaattacagGAACATTTGGTCCGAGAGTACAAGAAACATTATTCAACGCGCCTAATATCTTTGTTACGGCTTCAAAGTCAGGCAAATTAACATCAAATCATGTAAAAACTTGGCTAAAGGAAGTATTTTTTCCGAATGTCGGGCCACAATCAGTATTGTTGTTAGATTCGTGGAGTGGACATTGTCCTAACATAGTTTCAGAAACTAAACCAGATTCTGCAACAGATATTGTTTTCCTAACTATTCCAGCCGGTACAACGGGAAAAATACAGCCATTAGACGTATACGGATTTCGATTGTGgaagaatttcattaaatacttttctgaTACTATTATGTTGTTAAATCTGGCTTTAGATCttcataatagaaataatatcttgaaattacAATCATTAACACACCATCAATTCTCGTCGCCCaggtttcaaaatatatttaaatatgcgtGGACTAAAAGTGGGTACGTAGAGAATGCATACGATGAATACCTGCAAGTTATACCGATAGAATTTGAAACACCAGTagacttttgttttaaaaagaattctaaagTAAAATGCGATCTTTGTGACGAAATAGCCATTATAACTTGTTCTTGGTGTAGAAAATCGCTttgtataacacattttttccaCGAACATCATCTTTGTAATGAATATGTGCCATAA